AGGTTAAATTAAAACCCTTGGTATAACTCAGTGGCGTTATCGGCTCATGAAACACAGGGAAAGCTTCGAAACTGTCACCGGTGGCGTAACCAATTTCTTCAACACCAAGAAGGACGCACAAGTTTTCTACTTTGCGAACAAAGATTAAACCTTCCTGAACTCACATACCTGGTTCGTTCCAGCCCCCATTCATTCTCGCTGTTTCTACTTGCTACATGCCAAACAATGTGTCGCAATTCTTGTCACTTATATTTGTCTCTTCTTTTATCCTAAATTTCTCTATGTCAAAGTTATGTTTGGAAAACacagatttttatttattttttttgttcaggGTTGGTCAAACTTTCATCGTtgtcttttactttaataagtTTTGTGCTGCAGTTTTCTTTTCTGTGTATTGTTTTGGGCCTAATAGAATGCATAGGATTTTCGTTGATGTTGTCTTCGACATTGATTTGAGTGCTAAAACTTTCACTACAGATGACATGTTATTGGTTCTCTCTTTTTGGTTATCAGAGAATTGTGTTTTTTGACTACTTCAAGACTTGAAGACTTCTAAGATGTTGGCCTGCCATCCTGCAAAAAAGTTATCATTTAACCGATCCATTAGTGATGGCGATTTGGTTATTGTTTATGAAAAACATGAAAGCATGAAGGCTGTTACTGTGTGTGAAGGTTCGGTCCTGCAGAATCGTTTTGGTGTTTTTAAACATTCGGATTGGATAGGAAAACAGTTTGGGTCTAAAGTATTCAGTAGTAAGGGTGGTTTTGTGTACTTGTTAGCTCCCACACCAGAATTGTGGACTCTGGTATTAAACCACAGGACTCAGATTCTCTATATTGCGGATATTAGTTTTGTTATCACATACTTGGAGATTGTTCCTGGTTGTGTGGTTCTTGAATCTGGGACTGGTAGCGGATCTTTGACTACTTCACTTGCAAGAGCTGTTGCTCCTTCAGGACACGTCAATACCTTTGATTTCCATGAACAAAGGGCCGAATTAGCTAGgtaaaaaaataaggaagaaataATGTGATTTTCTACATAGAAATTGACATAGTATGATGTTTGATATGAGCATATTTGTCTGTTGCTTTCTCCTGCTTCTTCTGGCTTTCTTCTATGGATCTATTTTCACTATCATCCAGAATGGTGTGCTGACATGTAATAAGATGACAGCAATTAAAACATTACTTTGGCCGTGGATGAAATTTAAGCTTGTTTTATTAGCTTTGCACCGtggttttattattcttatgaAATCGTAGGCAAGATGTTTAGAGACTCTATAGTTCGTTATTCAAAGTGCTATCTTCTGATTCTACTTGATATTTCGGTGGTATGCTCTTAGATCTTACAATGATTCTTGTCTGCCGGATCTAGCTTTGTAGGATCTCTACCTAGAAACCAATGTATAATTTTGCCCTGCAAAAttactctttttttattctagaGGTTATGTTGAATATTTCCTGTATCATAATATATTCACTTAATTTTGTCATCCTGGTAGGGCTGATTTTGAGAAAACAGGTCTAAGCAGCTTAGTTACGGTGAAGGTTAGGGACATTCAGGGTGAAGGATTCCCTGATGATTTTACAGGCATGGCTGACTCTGTATTTTTGGATCTACCTCAACCTTGGCTTACCATTCCTTCAGCTGCAAAGGTGTTGAGACATGATGGCACATTATGCTCTTTCTCTCCTTGTATCGAGCAAGTACAACGAACATGTGAAACACTCCAAACCCGCTTCACAGGTAGTTTTGCATTTTCTTCTCTCTGTCCCCCTCTATATTTTCCTAAGTTCATTATCTTTGTGTGCTTGAATTAGACTGATAGAATATCCATGTAAATTTTTGCCTGTGTACAAAGACATAAGGACATTTGAGGTGCTTTTACGCACGTATGAAGTTCGGGAAGAGAAAATGCAAAGCATAAGTGGGGATGGTGATGGTTCTAATGGCTCTGTTCCTAAGAAGAGGAGACAATGCTCTGATGGAAGCTTTGTACTCAGTAGCAGTCCTTCTATTTCTTCTGTCATGGCTAGACCTTGTGGTGACGCTCGAGGTCACACAGGCTATTTGACATTTGCAAGAGTCAAATGCTTCTCATGAAGAGTTTTGTCATGTCCATCACAATTTTGTATCTCCTTTCATATAGAGCCTCATGCAGggattgtttttgtttgttacaATTCGGTATGATTATCATCCCATGCCTTGCTACAAGTAAGGCCTACCTCTTTGCAGATTAGTAATCATTAGTGGCTAATTTGTGCTTCTTCATAttctttacaaatatttagATGGATCCAAGTTTCTTAACATATTTACATTGCTTCAGCAAAGTGGCAAAAGACTTGTCACTATTGATTGATTTGCTCATTCCTATTGCGTGAGAATTTCATGTTTGGACATTGTCTTTATGTAGCTGTATACAGTATGCTGAGAGTAAAAAACTGAACACTTTTCCCTGTACTCTTTTTAAGATAACACTTTGTATTAGAGTTTTGAGCTTGCAGAATTAGGAATAGCAGCCAGAATAATGTTGTGATGTTTTATAGTTAGAATGCATTATATATCTAATTAGCATATATTATCCTTTTCAGTGGAAGAAATAGAGAAGTCGATcagaattaaaataacattttaaagtaaaatagttaGCACtgttttaaaactataaataacttttaatttcctctaaatttgtaattaaacaaaattaaatttaaatcctTTCTTTTATCCCTTTTTCTATAAACCAAATACAatggaaatgaaattataatattttctaaaccaaatacaaataacattctctttctttttcaattattgtATCAGCATTCTCCTTCCTCTCCCATAGCAGCAGCGGCGGCATCCCTTGCACCCTGCtgtttaaaagtatatattctGGACTATGCATTTCGGAATTCGGAATGTATTTTCATATCCTGAAAGTATATTCTGAAATATGCAATGCCTATTTTACAGGCTTCCtccaacagaaaaaaaaaaaaacaaaaaacaaaaacaaaaacaaagataacAGAGATGTTGGATAATTCTTCCCTTTATTTTATGAAGAGACTCTTGTAAGAATAGTAATGTCCGTAGTCTTAAGGGATACGTCACACAACTGAGAAGCGGATCTTAGAAATTCTAATGACTTGGAAAATACTACTTTGCCCTTATCCCTATCATCGTTTACTTCATTATGTTTTTAACACTGCAATCAGAGTTATTAAAGTATTTAGGCTTGGTATTGTGACGTTTGGTCCTGATCTTACTACTGAGCTTGAGCTGTTCACTTGTTTAATTTTACAGAGGTTAGAAGATTGagttaattgtaaaaataaaaaacaattgagAGATTGTAAGTTCAATtcttttagtaatatttataaGATATAAGATTAGTTTGAAAGGTTTAAAAGAGATAATAAATTCAATTCTTTTCACTAAGATCGTACCcattaatatttatcaatagaaaaacttgttaaatttcataatccggaatatgttaattttttttaatacattccGTAACGtatttctactttttcattgAAAAACAAGTAATTTAGAATGTATAGGGATGGATGATGGTGTATTGGGATGTGGCTACTACTCTGGTAGAGAAAGGAGAACCATGTCggtgagaagaaagaaaagtaggattatgattatttttcaataaatacaaaaatgtcTTTTCACTAGCCCCACTTCCATACATTTCCTTCTGCACCCACATAAAAGTAATTTCCCATTTTACCCTTTGGGAATGATGTAAATATTTGCTTTTTAAACTAACAATACCtaaagatattaataaatatattaaaatactattatcTTATGTGCAAATCCACTTTtaaatatttccattttttttaatagccTTTAGCCTTGCTAAATTCTGacgtaaaaaaataaacattttaacactgtttcaacaaattttattatttaaaaaaaatagtttttgttcCATACATTCCTTGCTAACTAATTACTTtccaaaatgaattttattctttcttaatttgcgttttgataaattattgtgtaatatgattaattaattttcttttcattccttTATCGAATGGAAACAGAGTAgccaaataaaatttaaaataactgcTTCACTTGGTCCTTGATTGGACAGGTGGCTTACTTATAGGCCAACCATTTATGACTCATCACTTGTCTTGCATTTACCACTCATTTATTAGTATTACCCACGGTCAACACTTTGAGGAGCCACTCAACTCATGTTCTTTTCGGaggattatatataaaataaaacaataataattaacatgAAATACTTTAAGTTAACTgatttaacttattattttaaatttttttagttctttatttcattacgctttaaaaaaatataagaaagcaattaattatttactgagttaaaataaattctagtttttttaattgtttagttttataatGTAGAAAGGGGTGTGTGAATCGTGTTGCATTCTGCACAACTAAAAAGGAAAAGCTTAAAAACTGAGTTATCCAGCGTTGTATCTTAGTGTAGGTTAGTACAACTACTTTTTACAGAGATCTGAAGAGGGTAGTACCCAATGCTGCTGAATTGATGAGCTAAAAGATGAGTATTGTAATGCAGTGATGATTATACAAATTCTGCTACATTCATAGCCCATCATCATTTATCTTATGTACTGGTAATAGGCATGACAAATAGATGGAACCTGCAATTAAACAAGATGGCCCACGAAAGGACAGGTCTGTCCAGCCACCTCATTAACTCAATTCCCATCGCTGTACCCTGCTCATATTTCACACCACTGCCACCACAAGTAAATCTTTATGCGGGAACATCCACAGAATTACAAGCATTTAAGAATGATGCAGATACAGATTCCCCCAACCCGGTGATAATTTTTCCATCACATGATTGAAGTTAACCCAAATTACTATAGAACTGATTTTCTATTACAATTTTGATCCATTTTACCATTCAAACATTCACCTGACCCACACCAGAGACCGGTCACGTCTATTCTAATCTTTAACAGTCAGAATATGGTTTTTTGAATATACAAGAGAAATTAATGCAGACACCCATTTGAACCTTGTAGGGACGCGCTTCGATGTCAAACAACTTCGGAGGGCAAAAACTTGAACTTTCTTCTTTCAACCCCCAAAAAATTTATGTCCCCTTTTGCAGCCAGGGGGAATTTGGCTCTGTTAAGTTAAAGAAAAGATTAGACCTTTCCGCTCCCGCTCCAAGAACTTGAACTAAGCAAGACTTCCATGATCAGACCCGTCGTCATAGTAATATGGGGACAACTTTCCTTCTTTCTTGGCTGCTTTCGTTAGGTTCTCTGTGCCCACCTCTTGTAACATCTTCACCACTCTTCTCATCGCAGGCCGGTTGATTGGAAGAGGACTGGTGCACATGAGGCCAATGTTGAGGACCTTGCAAATTTCTTCTTTGAAACAAGAATCAAGCCTCGAGTCAATCACATGTTCCACGCCTTTCTGATCCAAGGTGGTGCACGCCCACATAACCAAGTCTTTTTCCCCAAAGTCAGGGTCAATGGGTCTCCTTCCAGTAACCAACTCAAGTACGACAACACCAAAGCTATATATATCACTCTTCTCATTCACTCTCAGTGTGTACGCATATTCTGCACAAGGAAAGAATCATATCAGTTTGACTATGAAACTGATCATTatcgtaaaaaataaaataacgaaATGACAACTTCCTAAGCAAAAGAAACCATTTGATACAAAGCACAATTTTCCGATTAAAATTGGTATAATTCATTCGCATTGTTTCTGTGGGCATAAATCTTCTCCGTATACTTATAGActtaactttatatttaaaggtttctcaaattaatatatgataGCAGTGATTAGTGGGTGTTAAGCAGAACTGGCACCATACTTAATTGTATCACATATCtatcaaaatatgattgaacgTCAAGAAAAACTggaaataaatgataaaaattctGCAAACCTGGTGCTATGTATCCACATGACCCAGCTATAACAGACATGGATTTAGTTCCTTTCCCGGTGGCATCAACTACCTTAGCTACTCCAAAATCTGCCACCCTTGCACCGAAGTCCCCATCCAACAAGATGTTATTAGATTTCACATCTCTATGAACAATTGAAGGAACACAGTCGTGATGCAAATAAGAGAGGCCTTCTGCAGCATCAACAGCTATCTTATACCTAGTTGGCCAGTCCAACAACCCTCCTTTATTGCTATGCAGTAAATCACCTAGGCTACCATTCGGCATATACTCATAAACCAATAGCTTGCTGTCCCTAGTAGTGCAGCAACACCACAGTTTGACAATGTTCTTGTGCCTAATTTTGCCCAAAGTTTCAACCTCTGCGTCAAAAGCACTGTCTTGATGAAATTGACCCCTCTCCACATCTCCACTTTCTATTTCCTTCTTGACGCCGCCCCATATCTTCTTCACGGCAACCACTTCCCCGCTGGTCAACACAACCTTGTAAACCTTCCCGGAAGACCCACTTCCTATCACATTATCTTCATCCAGGCAATTCAAGATCTCATCTTCGCTGAAACCCAGTTTATGAAACGACATCAAAGTCCACTTTGATTTATCAACAGATCTCTCGGCATTCTTGAAATTCTTGTACCTTAAGTAAAACCAGACAACACCGACGACAAACACCAAAGTGGCAACTATAAAAATAGCTCGCAGAATCCACACAAAACCCTTACCCTTATCCCCATTTTTGCCATCACACAAACCTTTGAAATCCCCGCACAAGCCAGGATTGCCAATAAAACTAGCCCTGTACATATCCTTGGCCAGCAGTGGGGGAAGCTTTCCAGAAAGCCTATTATAAGACAGATTGAGCTGATTGAGCTTCAAATTCTGCAACGCCGTAGGAACATTCCCAGAAAATTGATTGTTGGAAAGATCAAGAAAATTCAACACAGTCAAACTGCCTATTCCATCAGGAATCTCCCCACCAATCACATTATTAGCCAAATTCAAGTCATTCAGTTTCTTCCACGACTGAATCTCCTTGGGGAGCTCCCCGGATAACATATTGTTGTGAAGATCAAGAGTGCCAAGCTGCCCGAGATTCACAATACTCCCAGGCAACGACCCACTGAGCCTGTTATCACCACCAGAAAATTCTTGAAGATTCTCCAACCACCCAATCTCCTCGGGGATCACACCCGAGAAATTGTTCTTCGTCAGAATCAACGACGACAAATTCCTCGCCCCACCAATGGTCCTCGCAATAGAGCCACTAAACGAGTTACTCATCAGTTCAAGAAAATACACATGCGGAAGGCCCCACATACCCGCCGGAACCTCGCCGGACAACCGGTTCTTACCCAACCTCACACGCGTCAAGCTCCGACACGAGCCCAAACTCGCCGGTATCTCCCCGGAGAACTGGTTCCCGAGCATCAACATCTCCTCCAACTCGCCGTGATCACAGAGGCTCGCCGGAATCCCACCGGAGAAACGGTTGGTGGAAACGTCAAGCCACCTCAAAGGACCGGACTTCCCTAAACTGTCCGGCAATGACCCGGTGAGTTTGTTCCCGAACAACCTCAGCTCATAGAGGTTGGGCGAGTCAGCAATACTCGGCGGCAACTCCCCGGTGAAACCGTTCTCATAGAGGTTGAGACTCTCGAGAGGTAGACGACACAGCTCATCGGGAATGCTCCCGCTCAAATGGTTCATGGAAACATCAAAGAGCCGCAACGAAGTGAGGTTGGAGATTCCTCTAGGCAATTCACCGGAGAGCGAGTTGTTGTACAACTCAATCTGCTTGAGAGTGGTGACGCGAGTGAGCGAACTAGGGATGGGTCCATAGAGGTTGTTGAAGGTCAAATCCAAGACGCGAAGGTTTTTGAGGTTCCCGACGGAGTCGGGAATGGGGCCCTCGAGATTGCAGGCGCTGAGCCAGAGCGTCTCCAGATTGGTGAGGTTGCCGATGGAGTGAGGAATGGGGGAAGGGTGGAAGGGGTTATAGGAGAGGTTGAGAGTTTTAAGGGAGGTGATATTGAAGAGAGAAGGCGGAAAGACGTCGTCAAGGAGGTTGAATACGAGGGAGAGGGTTTGGAGGTTCTGGAAGGTTCCAAAGGAGGGGGGAATGGGGCCGGAGAAGTTGTTTCCGGTGAGGTCAAGGTAGCGGAGGCTGGGGAGGAGGGGGAGTGTATGGGGGAGGGTGCCGGTGAGGAGGTTCTGGGAAAGGTCAAGGTGGAGGAGAGGGGTGCAGAGGGATATTTGGAGGGGGAGGGTTTGGTTGATGGAGTTGTTGAAGAGGATGATGGAGGTGAGGTTGGGGAGGCGGCAGAGGAAGTTGGCGGAGAATGGGCCTGCAACGTTGAAGTTGGAGAGGTCGAGTGAAGTGACGGCGCTGCTATTTGGGCCGCATGTGACGCCGGCCCAGTTGCATGGGGTGGTGTCGCGGTTGTTCCAGGACGCCAGAGACGAGTCGGGGTCGTCGAGGGATTGCTTCCATTGGTACAGATATAAACCGTCTTGGTTGAGAGCAGAGATGAAGAAGTGATTTTGGAGGAGAAGCACGGTGAAGAGAAAGAACAGAGGAAGCAGAGACATTTtgttgtttggttttgttttcagTTCACTAACACTTACAATGCTGCTTTCGTCTTCTTCTCCTTGCACTGCTTGCTGCTAATGCAACTTCCAACTCAACTTCTTTGTGGTTCCTTTCCTTCAGCTTCCAGGGACCATTTTgcctcttctctctctctataaCCCACCTAGCATCAATGTACCCATTATATAAtactctttaaaaaatatttttttttatacaaatatacattaaaagaaGTATTCCATTTTCTTTCAAAGAGGCACTAAGCCAAAGCAGCATTTAGTTCTACAAATTTGGTTGGAgatattaaaactaattattaccTCTATATTGGGAAGCTGTCTAAAAGAATACTGATGTTTTCGATTGAGAAAAAGCCGTGTAGCGTTTGTTTTGTGAAGTCTACGGCCGAGGGATTACTAGATTTGATCCTGAAGATAAATGTTGTAGTACCAATTTAATTATGGCATACTAGGGAGTCCTCAAATGTACTCaaaatactaaatatattaCCCTCGAGTCAAGGTTGCAATCCCCAATATGTGATTTTTCAGATCTACCAAGCTCGTTAGCACA
Above is a genomic segment from Vigna radiata var. radiata cultivar VC1973A chromosome 10, Vradiata_ver6, whole genome shotgun sequence containing:
- the LOC106775715 gene encoding tRNA (adenine(58)-N(1))-methyltransferase catalytic subunit trmt61a; its protein translation is MLACHPAKKLSFNRSISDGDLVIVYEKHESMKAVTVCEGSVLQNRFGVFKHSDWIGKQFGSKVFSSKGGFVYLLAPTPELWTLVLNHRTQILYIADISFVITYLEIVPGCVVLESGTGSGSLTTSLARAVAPSGHVNTFDFHEQRAELARADFEKTGLSSLVTVKVRDIQGEGFPDDFTGMADSVFLDLPQPWLTIPSAAKVLRHDGTLCSFSPCIEQVQRTCETLQTRFTDIRTFEVLLRTYEVREEKMQSISGDGDGSNGSVPKKRRQCSDGSFVLSSSPSISSVMARPCGDARGHTGYLTFARVKCFS
- the LOC106775713 gene encoding receptor-like protein kinase HSL1 encodes the protein MSLLPLFFLFTVLLLQNHFFISALNQDGLYLYQWKQSLDDPDSSLASWNNRDTTPCNWAGVTCGPNSSAVTSLDLSNFNVAGPFSANFLCRLPNLTSIILFNNSINQTLPLQISLCTPLLHLDLSQNLLTGTLPHTLPLLPSLRYLDLTGNNFSGPIPPSFGTFQNLQTLSLVFNLLDDVFPPSLFNITSLKTLNLSYNPFHPSPIPHSIGNLTNLETLWLSACNLEGPIPDSVGNLKNLRVLDLTFNNLYGPIPSSLTRVTTLKQIELYNNSLSGELPRGISNLTSLRLFDVSMNHLSGSIPDELCRLPLESLNLYENGFTGELPPSIADSPNLYELRLFGNKLTGSLPDSLGKSGPLRWLDVSTNRFSGGIPASLCDHGELEEMLMLGNQFSGEIPASLGSCRSLTRVRLGKNRLSGEVPAGMWGLPHVYFLELMSNSFSGSIARTIGGARNLSSLILTKNNFSGVIPEEIGWLENLQEFSGGDNRLSGSLPGSIVNLGQLGTLDLHNNMLSGELPKEIQSWKKLNDLNLANNVIGGEIPDGIGSLTVLNFLDLSNNQFSGNVPTALQNLKLNQLNLSYNRLSGKLPPLLAKDMYRASFIGNPGLCGDFKGLCDGKNGDKGKGFVWILRAIFIVATLVFVVGVVWFYLRYKNFKNAERSVDKSKWTLMSFHKLGFSEDEILNCLDEDNVIGSGSSGKVYKVVLTSGEVVAVKKIWGGVKKEIESGDVERGQFHQDSAFDAEVETLGKIRHKNIVKLWCCCTTRDSKLLVYEYMPNGSLGDLLHSNKGGLLDWPTRYKIAVDAAEGLSYLHHDCVPSIVHRDVKSNNILLDGDFGARVADFGVAKVVDATGKGTKSMSVIAGSCGYIAPEYAYTLRVNEKSDIYSFGVVVLELVTGRRPIDPDFGEKDLVMWACTTLDQKGVEHVIDSRLDSCFKEEICKVLNIGLMCTSPLPINRPAMRRVVKMLQEVGTENLTKAAKKEGKLSPYYYDDGSDHGSLA